One window from the genome of Metabacillus flavus encodes:
- a CDS encoding metal-dependent hydrolase — translation MDTATHVVMGIALGGAATLDPVIGSDPAASHAVMAAVILGSQAPDLDTILKLRNNAVYIRNHRGITHSMPAVLIWSVLITALIYLFFPGVDLLHLGIWTFIAVALHVFVDIFNAYGTQALRPFSDKWIALGLINTFDPIIFSIHGLAIAIWVFGAPQGYTFAVMFAILAGYYVVRYIMNKKIVHEINERFNNVTGIIISPTLKFRSWHLAVTTESHFYVARHVKGVLTVLDEFDRVPVPQTEMIKAAEEDHNISAFLSFSPVYRWEVEEFSDHYEVRFIDLRYRSKGYYPFVAIVQLDSSLKIVSSYTGWIFSEEKLRKKLHIIPD, via the coding sequence ATGGATACTGCCACCCATGTGGTGATGGGGATTGCACTTGGAGGAGCGGCGACACTTGATCCCGTAATTGGAAGTGACCCTGCAGCATCTCATGCTGTTATGGCAGCTGTTATTCTTGGCTCGCAGGCTCCGGACCTGGATACTATTCTAAAACTTCGAAACAATGCTGTCTATATCCGAAATCATCGGGGCATTACGCATTCCATGCCTGCCGTTTTGATATGGTCAGTTCTGATTACAGCATTGATTTATCTTTTTTTTCCCGGGGTAGATTTGCTGCATTTAGGGATTTGGACATTCATTGCTGTCGCACTGCACGTGTTTGTGGATATTTTTAACGCTTATGGAACTCAGGCTTTAAGGCCATTTTCGGATAAATGGATTGCACTCGGATTAATCAACACGTTTGATCCGATTATTTTCTCCATTCATGGTCTTGCTATTGCGATTTGGGTCTTCGGAGCACCGCAGGGCTATACGTTTGCCGTCATGTTCGCAATCCTGGCAGGTTATTATGTAGTAAGGTATATTATGAACAAAAAAATCGTTCATGAAATTAACGAACGGTTCAACAATGTGACCGGAATCATCATTTCTCCGACATTGAAATTCAGGAGCTGGCACCTTGCTGTTACGACGGAATCCCATTTTTATGTGGCGCGTCATGTTAAAGGTGTATTAACTGTGCTTGATGAGTTCGACCGCGTCCCTGTTCCGCAGACAGAAATGATTAAAGCTGCTGAAGAGGATCATAACATTTCTGCGTTCTTATCCTTCTCGCCTGTTTATCGCTGGGAAGTGGAAGAATTCTCTGATCACTATGAAGTGCGCTTTATCGATCTTCGCTACCGCAGTAAAGGATATTATCCTTTCGTTGCGATTGTTCAGCTTGACAGCAGTCTGAAAATTGTCAGTTCCTATACTGGATGGATCTTCAGTGAAGAAAAACTCAGAAAAAAACTTCACATCATTCCCGATTAA
- a CDS encoding amidohydrolase, with product MTCTLFKRATIFPVTSEILYASDLLVENGKIVKIEKNIPAPDDCTIIDCQDQYLFPGLIDVHTHLGLYDEGTGWAGNDANETVEPLTPHIRALDGVHPLDSGFRDAISHGITTVHIMPGSANVIGGTTSVIKTCGVNISNMLIKETAGLKIALGENPKRIHSTGNKDSITRMGIMGMLREAFYLAKYCDEKEDFRSLSIRRALRREIPVRIHAHRADDILSAIRFAEEFNLDYRIEHCTEGHLIADEFAGTNAKVSVGPTFTRRSKIELRNKSWQTYQALTDKGVEVSITTDHPYTPIQYLNVVASLAVREGFDEQKAIEGITITAARNLQVDHRIGSLEVGKDADLVLWSHHPFHYLAKPKCTMIDGKFVFEDPKWASEKGIKIGQKNQ from the coding sequence ATGACCTGCACATTATTTAAGCGCGCTACTATTTTTCCCGTCACGTCCGAGATTTTATATGCTTCCGATCTTCTTGTAGAAAATGGGAAAATCGTCAAAATCGAAAAAAACATTCCGGCACCTGATGACTGTACGATCATTGATTGTCAGGATCAATATTTGTTTCCGGGACTGATTGATGTTCATACCCATCTTGGTCTTTATGATGAAGGAACCGGATGGGCCGGAAACGACGCCAATGAAACCGTTGAACCATTGACCCCTCACATCCGGGCGCTTGATGGGGTTCATCCGCTTGACTCCGGATTCCGTGATGCGATTTCCCACGGAATTACGACCGTTCACATTATGCCTGGGAGCGCCAACGTAATCGGCGGAACGACATCTGTTATCAAAACCTGCGGGGTCAACATAAGCAACATGCTGATCAAGGAAACCGCCGGTCTGAAAATTGCCCTTGGGGAAAATCCAAAACGGATCCATAGTACAGGCAATAAGGATTCCATCACCAGAATGGGGATTATGGGGATGCTCAGGGAAGCGTTTTATCTCGCAAAATACTGCGATGAAAAAGAAGATTTCCGCTCCCTATCCATCCGCCGTGCATTAAGACGCGAAATTCCTGTCCGCATTCACGCACACAGAGCAGACGATATCCTATCTGCCATCAGGTTCGCGGAGGAGTTCAATTTAGATTACAGAATTGAGCACTGTACGGAAGGCCATCTCATTGCAGATGAATTTGCAGGCACGAATGCAAAGGTTAGTGTTGGTCCGACCTTTACAAGACGGTCAAAAATCGAGCTTAGAAATAAAAGCTGGCAAACGTATCAGGCCCTAACCGATAAAGGAGTAGAAGTATCCATTACAACGGATCACCCATACACTCCAATCCAATATTTGAATGTAGTCGCTTCACTTGCCGTCCGTGAAGGCTTCGATGAGCAAAAAGCGATTGAAGGCATCACAATTACTGCAGCACGCAATCTTCAAGTCGACCACCGCATCGGCAGTTTAGAGGTTGGAAAGGACGCAGATTTGGTTCTTTGGAGCCATCACCCTTTCCATTATTTAGCGAAACCAAAGTGCACGATGATCGACGGAAAATTTGTGTTTGAAGACCCCAAATGGGCCTCTGAAAAAGGGATAAAAATTGGCCAAAAAAACCAATAA
- the recX gene encoding recombination regulator RecX: protein MAFITKITSQQKNAERYNIYLDYGKGEEFGFGVDEHTLLKHGLAKGKELSELDIAEICTGDNVRKAYNSALDFLSYRMRSTMEIKQQLEKKEFQPETIQEVLHQLNESGLINDQQFADAFTRTQWQSSGKGPTVIRQELIQKGIAPLDIEQALSLYSHEEQRDAAMVHAEKFMKKNHAISAFQIQKKLEQLLIRKGFSFNLISEVVQSLEFGGNQDDEKEALAKQANKVMYKYNKGNDYEYRQKMKQYLYRKGFQIELIDEFLENPEEFIQN, encoded by the coding sequence ATGGCTTTTATAACGAAAATTACGTCCCAGCAAAAAAACGCTGAGCGGTATAACATCTATTTGGATTATGGAAAAGGGGAAGAGTTTGGTTTCGGTGTGGACGAGCACACTCTGCTTAAACACGGCCTCGCAAAAGGCAAGGAACTCTCCGAATTGGACATTGCAGAAATCTGCACAGGTGATAATGTAAGAAAAGCGTACAATTCCGCTCTGGACTTTCTCAGTTATAGAATGCGCTCAACCATGGAAATCAAGCAGCAGCTGGAGAAAAAAGAATTCCAGCCTGAGACCATTCAAGAGGTGCTCCATCAGCTTAATGAATCCGGCTTAATTAATGATCAGCAATTTGCTGATGCATTTACGAGAACGCAGTGGCAATCTTCTGGAAAGGGCCCGACCGTCATTAGGCAGGAGCTGATACAAAAGGGGATTGCACCGCTTGATATTGAACAGGCATTATCCTTATATTCACATGAAGAGCAGCGCGATGCTGCGATGGTGCATGCTGAAAAATTCATGAAAAAAAATCATGCTATTTCCGCGTTTCAAATTCAAAAGAAGCTTGAACAGCTTCTCATTCGCAAGGGCTTCAGTTTCAACCTAATCTCCGAGGTCGTGCAATCGCTGGAATTCGGCGGCAATCAGGATGATGAAAAAGAAGCGCTCGCTAAGCAGGCAAATAAAGTGATGTACAAATATAACAAAGGCAATGACTATGAATACAGGCAAAAAATGAAGCAATACTTGTATCGGAAAGGCTTTCAGATCGAACTCATTGATGAGTTCCTGGAAAACCCCGAAGAATTTATACAGAATTAA
- a CDS encoding YfhH family protein: MQTQRYSEMTQFELNTEIGALKEKARKAEQMGMVNEFAVLDRKISMAKSYLLDPAEFKAGDEYEIEGAPGEIFKIVYMNGIFAWGHRLETPDREEALPISVLLKP; encoded by the coding sequence ATGCAAACACAGCGATACAGTGAAATGACCCAATTTGAACTGAATACGGAAATTGGAGCATTAAAAGAGAAAGCAAGGAAGGCAGAGCAAATGGGGATGGTCAACGAATTTGCCGTGCTCGACCGGAAAATTTCAATGGCAAAATCCTACTTGCTGGATCCTGCAGAGTTTAAGGCTGGGGATGAATATGAAATCGAGGGTGCTCCCGGAGAGATTTTCAAGATTGTATATATGAACGGAATATTCGCCTGGGGACACCGTCTTGAGACCCCTGATCGGGAGGAAGCGCTGCCGATTTCCGTGCTCCTTAAACCTTAA
- a CDS encoding YfhD family protein, which produces MGRGHKQHNRDKNKNSLPQVPKQLKKETDGTYEEYSRELADQADVEAQARASAANQRQQKSH; this is translated from the coding sequence TTGGGAAGAGGACACAAACAGCACAATCGTGATAAAAACAAGAATAGTCTTCCTCAAGTTCCGAAGCAGCTGAAAAAAGAAACGGATGGAACGTATGAGGAGTATTCCCGTGAATTAGCCGACCAAGCCGACGTTGAAGCACAGGCGAGAGCCAGCGCAGCAAACCAGCGTCAGCAAAAAAGCCACTAA
- the ntdP gene encoding nucleoside tri-diphosphate phosphatase: MGLPAEGETIQIHSYKHNGKLHRIWEETMILKGTDSLIIGGNDRTTVVESDGRTWITREPAICYFHAKHWFNIIGMIREDGVYYYCNISSPFVWDDEALKYIDYDLDVKVFPDKSYILLDEDEYETHKKEMNYPGVIDLILRKNVDRLITWIHEGEGPFSSEFIDTWYEQYLKFSK, translated from the coding sequence ATGGGCTTACCGGCGGAAGGAGAAACAATACAAATACATAGCTATAAACACAACGGCAAGCTGCATCGAATCTGGGAAGAGACAATGATTCTTAAAGGGACGGACAGCCTGATTATCGGAGGCAATGACCGGACTACCGTTGTAGAGTCAGATGGAAGGACTTGGATTACCAGAGAACCCGCTATCTGCTATTTTCACGCAAAGCATTGGTTTAATATTATCGGCATGATCCGCGAAGACGGTGTCTATTACTACTGTAACATCAGCTCCCCATTTGTATGGGACGATGAGGCACTGAAATATATTGATTATGATCTGGATGTTAAGGTGTTCCCGGACAAGTCGTATATTTTACTCGATGAGGATGAATACGAAACCCATAAGAAAGAAATGAACTATCCGGGTGTAATTGATCTTATTTTGAGAAAAAATGTTGATAGGCTGATTACTTGGATTCATGAAGGAGAGGGACCTTTTTCCTCAGAATTTATTGATACATGGTACGAACAGTATTTAAAATTCTCGAAATGA
- the sspK gene encoding small, acid-soluble spore protein K: protein MKRNNPSLEAVRLRNKAKDFPIAARSEGEARAKGAYASKRADGSINDHPQERMRASGQREDYN, encoded by the coding sequence ATGAAGCGAAACAACCCATCACTGGAGGCGGTTCGATTGCGGAACAAAGCAAAGGATTTCCCCATTGCAGCAAGATCAGAAGGCGAAGCGCGTGCGAAAGGCGCGTATGCGTCCAAACGCGCTGACGGTTCGATCAACGATCATCCCCAGGAGCGTATGAGAGCTTCTGGCCAAAGAGAAGATTACAACTAA
- the fabL gene encoding enoyl-[acyl-carrier-protein] reductase FabL, with the protein MTQNRVALVTGSSRGIGKAIALSLAKQGYDIVINYARSKQAALETAEEIEKLGVKTLVVKANVGKVDKIKDLFEQIDLAFGRLDVFINNAASGVLRPLMELEENHWDWTMDINSKALLFCAQEAAKRMDETGGKIVSISSLGSIRVLENYTTVGVSKAALEALTRYLAVELASKNIVVNAVSGGAVDTEALKHFPNRQELLDDAISKTPAGRMVEIEDIVNAVDFLVSDQSWMIRGQTLIVDGGRSLLV; encoded by the coding sequence ATGACACAAAATCGAGTGGCGCTTGTAACAGGAAGCAGCAGAGGAATTGGAAAGGCAATTGCTTTAAGCTTGGCGAAGCAGGGCTATGATATCGTAATTAATTATGCGAGAAGCAAGCAGGCTGCTCTGGAAACAGCGGAAGAGATTGAAAAGCTGGGTGTGAAAACCCTTGTAGTTAAAGCGAATGTAGGTAAAGTGGATAAAATTAAAGATCTTTTTGAACAGATTGATTTAGCGTTTGGACGACTTGATGTTTTCATCAATAATGCAGCCTCCGGTGTTTTGAGGCCGTTAATGGAGCTTGAAGAAAATCATTGGGATTGGACGATGGATATCAATAGCAAAGCTTTGCTGTTTTGCGCTCAGGAAGCGGCAAAGCGTATGGATGAAACAGGCGGTAAAATTGTGAGCATTAGTTCACTGGGGTCCATTCGCGTGCTTGAGAATTATACGACTGTTGGAGTATCGAAGGCTGCACTAGAGGCGCTTACCCGTTATTTGGCTGTTGAATTGGCTTCTAAGAATATCGTTGTAAATGCTGTTTCCGGCGGTGCCGTTGATACAGAAGCATTGAAGCATTTTCCAAACAGACAAGAGCTGCTGGATGATGCCATTTCCAAAACACCAGCAGGACGGATGGTGGAAATTGAGGATATTGTCAACGCTGTTGATTTCCTTGTCTCCGATCAATCCTGGATGATCAGGGGTCAAACGCTCATCGTGGATGGCGGACGTTCTTTGCTCGTCTAA
- a CDS encoding YfhJ family protein, which yields MESYYERLTDLLLLKNDSLAYAQARTWVELLWEDFEATYAKAGATYKGKEMTEAIVRNWIEQYGPRLHEFVASNPKYKHLLNNDDYLQH from the coding sequence ATGGAGAGCTATTATGAGCGTCTTACTGATTTGCTGCTTTTAAAAAATGATTCGCTTGCATATGCACAGGCAAGAACATGGGTAGAACTGCTTTGGGAGGATTTCGAAGCTACTTATGCAAAAGCGGGTGCAACATATAAAGGCAAAGAAATGACGGAAGCCATCGTAAGAAATTGGATTGAACAATATGGTCCAAGGCTTCATGAATTCGTCGCTTCAAATCCGAAATACAAGCATCTTTTAAACAACGATGATTATCTGCAGCATTAA
- the mutY gene encoding A/G-specific adenine glycosylase, producing MKNILSKLKKEEFQQDLIGWFQKEQRILPWRENSDPYRVWVSEVMLQQTRVDTVIPYFLNFMEKFPNPAALANADEEQVMKAWEGLGYYSRVRNLQAAVREVHESYDGVVPADPDKFGELKGVGPYTKGAVMSIAYNIPEPAVDGNVMRVMSRILLIEEDIAKPKTRKLFDTAIREVIAKDNPSDFNQALMELGALICTPTSPSCLLCPVREHCQAFEQGKQNVLPVKSKKKKQKSLLLGAAVLTDSEGNFWIHKRPSEGLLANLWEFPNCETVSETMTQKAELELFLNKAYGALTELTPIEGIIQHVFSHLIWNITLFTGKVERADAGAGLVKVTEEEMRAYAFPVSHQKIYQLFLDKEKN from the coding sequence ATGAAAAACATATTGTCTAAATTGAAAAAAGAAGAGTTTCAGCAGGACCTGATCGGCTGGTTTCAAAAGGAGCAGCGGATTCTTCCATGGCGCGAAAACTCCGACCCCTACCGAGTCTGGGTATCTGAGGTTATGCTCCAGCAAACAAGAGTAGACACGGTCATCCCATATTTTCTGAACTTCATGGAAAAATTCCCTAATCCAGCAGCCCTTGCAAATGCAGACGAGGAACAAGTCATGAAAGCCTGGGAAGGGCTCGGCTATTACTCAAGAGTGCGCAACCTCCAAGCAGCTGTTAGGGAAGTACATGAATCATACGATGGAGTAGTACCTGCTGACCCCGACAAGTTCGGTGAACTTAAAGGGGTCGGCCCATATACGAAGGGCGCTGTAATGAGCATCGCCTACAATATCCCGGAACCGGCTGTAGACGGAAACGTTATGCGCGTGATGTCCAGAATCCTTTTAATAGAAGAAGACATCGCCAAACCGAAAACAAGAAAGCTCTTTGACACAGCCATCAGAGAAGTTATTGCAAAGGACAACCCATCCGATTTTAATCAGGCACTCATGGAACTCGGCGCCCTCATCTGCACCCCGACGTCCCCATCATGCCTGCTTTGTCCCGTAAGAGAACATTGTCAGGCATTTGAGCAAGGAAAACAAAACGTCCTGCCCGTCAAAAGCAAAAAGAAAAAGCAGAAGTCCCTGCTTCTTGGAGCCGCCGTATTGACTGACAGCGAGGGGAACTTCTGGATTCACAAACGGCCGTCGGAAGGCCTGCTCGCCAATCTTTGGGAGTTTCCAAACTGCGAAACTGTATCGGAGACCATGACACAAAAAGCAGAGCTTGAATTATTTTTAAATAAAGCATACGGTGCACTAACTGAATTAACACCTATAGAAGGAATCATCCAGCACGTGTTCAGCCACCTGATTTGGAACATCACCCTTTTTACAGGAAAAGTGGAACGGGCTGATGCCGGAGCCGGACTCGTTAAAGTAACGGAAGAAGAGATGAGGGCTTACGCCTTTCCTGTATCCCACCAGAAGATTTATCAGCTGTTTTTGGATAAGGAGAAGAACTGA
- a CDS encoding GNAT family N-acetyltransferase: protein MLKKRDIHDSHALYELMVHPDVFPYVRHKADSIEEYLFLTKQTIEAEERSELISRTILDEWGSPIGTISLFDLQENAGFLGTWLGKPYHGKGYNQAAKDAFFNELFYELGIDTIFLRIRKVNVRSTKAAEKLPYVECANETRKALLDQINNGEDIYSLYEIKKDLYTLFTMRTPSAAEEQHLKEA, encoded by the coding sequence ATGCTTAAAAAACGTGACATTCACGATAGTCATGCGCTGTATGAACTTATGGTACACCCCGACGTCTTCCCTTACGTACGTCATAAAGCTGATTCAATCGAGGAATATTTGTTTTTAACCAAGCAAACAATCGAAGCCGAAGAGCGCAGTGAATTGATTTCACGGACCATTCTCGATGAATGGGGCTCTCCAATCGGGACCATCAGTCTTTTTGACCTCCAGGAAAATGCCGGGTTCCTCGGAACCTGGCTCGGCAAGCCTTACCATGGGAAGGGCTACAACCAAGCGGCAAAAGACGCATTTTTCAATGAACTATTCTACGAACTGGGAATCGACACTATTTTTCTCCGCATCCGGAAAGTCAACGTCCGGTCCACCAAAGCGGCTGAAAAACTCCCATACGTTGAATGTGCCAATGAAACACGCAAAGCGCTGCTGGATCAAATCAACAACGGCGAAGACATCTACAGCCTATATGAAATTAAAAAGGATTTATATACACTCTTCACCATGAGAACCCCTTCCGCTGCGGAAGAACAGCACTTGAAAGAAGCTTGA
- a CDS encoding YfhE family protein encodes MEKKRHENSKRTLTTAQEVLFGKEFKAADRAGGFTKKKN; translated from the coding sequence ATGGAAAAGAAACGTCATGAGAATTCAAAGAGAACACTGACCACTGCACAGGAGGTTCTCTTCGGAAAAGAATTTAAAGCGGCTGACCGCGCTGGCGGTTTTACGAAGAAGAAGAACTAG
- a CDS encoding YgaB family protein — translation MSKFDVLVEEQLRTMDKLLELQNEVERCQRIERELERLQNEDKLRLVQDEIQVMKMELHSIQQTFEKQTEEVIQSYKNHPVRER, via the coding sequence ATGAGCAAATTTGATGTGCTTGTTGAGGAGCAGCTTAGGACGATGGATAAGCTGCTGGAACTTCAGAATGAAGTGGAGCGATGCCAGAGGATTGAAAGGGAGCTCGAAAGGCTTCAGAACGAGGATAAGCTTAGATTGGTTCAGGATGAGATTCAGGTGATGAAAATGGAGTTGCATTCCATTCAGCAGACATTTGAAAAGCAGACGGAAGAAGTAATCCAGTCCTATAAAAATCACCCGGTGAGGGAACGATAA
- a CDS encoding C40 family peptidase, whose translation MKMKVIAAIAISSSLAISLPFIKSSAATILQTAKQYMGTSYSSKGNTPAEGFNSAGFVQYVFKKTKGIELPSLSSEQWSFGTEVKRDNLQPGDVLFFNDSSGGKLSTTGIYEGNGRMIYSSVSKGVTTVGFQNSDYWNSRYAGAKRITAPLKMALDNPVISKGLQYLNVPYTEGGQSPDGFDCSGFTKYVYEKASGIYLPDTPDQQWAVGASVARENIQPGDLVLFKDTHRPGISHVGIYAGNNQILNATRIGGANKVTVSYLTNNFLQEKFAGIKRVSGLGIDRSEPVVKNAEELVGTKFAKNGVSPETGFDTSGFVQYVFKKAKGMQLPRYGNQQINLGQEVAEKDLKPGDLVFFQTGSIVPAIYAGKGQVILTSNDGVKVIHYKVSTYWSGKYLKAKRI comes from the coding sequence ATGAAAATGAAAGTAATCGCCGCCATAGCCATAAGCTCTAGTTTAGCAATTAGTCTCCCGTTCATTAAGTCATCTGCAGCTACAATCCTGCAAACAGCCAAGCAGTATATGGGTACAAGCTATTCAAGTAAAGGAAATACACCGGCTGAAGGATTCAACTCAGCCGGATTTGTTCAATATGTTTTTAAGAAAACTAAGGGAATTGAACTTCCGTCTCTATCAAGCGAGCAGTGGAGCTTTGGAACAGAGGTAAAAAGGGATAACCTGCAGCCGGGGGATGTCCTGTTTTTTAACGATTCATCCGGCGGAAAGCTTTCCACGACCGGAATTTATGAAGGGAATGGACGGATGATTTACAGCTCTGTGTCGAAAGGAGTTACAACTGTCGGATTTCAAAACTCTGATTATTGGAACAGCCGCTATGCGGGAGCGAAGCGGATTACCGCGCCGCTGAAGATGGCATTGGATAACCCGGTTATTTCAAAAGGGCTTCAGTATTTAAATGTTCCGTATACAGAGGGAGGCCAGTCGCCTGATGGATTTGACTGTTCCGGATTCACCAAGTATGTGTATGAAAAAGCATCCGGAATCTACTTGCCGGACACCCCTGACCAGCAATGGGCGGTTGGAGCTTCGGTAGCGAGGGAAAACATCCAGCCGGGAGATCTTGTGCTTTTCAAAGACACACATCGGCCCGGAATTTCCCACGTTGGCATTTACGCAGGAAATAACCAAATTCTCAATGCAACGCGGATTGGCGGCGCGAATAAAGTAACGGTCAGCTACCTCACGAATAACTTTTTACAGGAAAAATTCGCGGGAATAAAACGGGTCAGCGGACTTGGGATCGACCGAAGCGAGCCCGTGGTGAAGAATGCTGAAGAACTTGTCGGAACAAAGTTCGCGAAGAACGGAGTTTCGCCTGAAACCGGATTTGATACATCCGGTTTCGTGCAGTATGTATTTAAGAAGGCAAAAGGCATGCAGCTGCCAAGGTACGGAAACCAGCAGATTAACCTGGGTCAGGAAGTTGCTGAAAAGGACCTTAAACCAGGAGATCTCGTCTTTTTCCAAACCGGCTCAATCGTACCTGCTATTTATGCCGGTAAAGGGCAGGTAATCCTCACATCAAATGATGGAGTAAAAGTCATTCATTACAAGGTGAGCACTTACTGGTCCGGCAAATATTTGAAAGCTAAACGCATATAA
- a CDS encoding TIGR01777 family oxidoreductase has translation MKIAIAGGSGFVGKHIAQYFAREGHKVVILSRSEKEGYGNIEYMKWMDGSNPAPNLEGLDVMINLAGKSISSRWTEETKKEIVESRVESTREVFKILNGLENKPSVFINASAVGIYGTSEENTFTEDSDVTDEDFLSSTVQKWEQEASMIRDLGIRTVYARLGIVLGEGGVLQKMILPYKLYGGGPLGSGNQWMSWIHVTDIAGLMDFIIQNDEISGPINMTSPNPVQMETFGKTLGKVINKPHWLPAPSSAIKLALGEMSILLLEGQRVLPKKAIENGYTFIYPSLEPALSDIIK, from the coding sequence ATGAAAATAGCTATAGCCGGAGGATCCGGTTTCGTCGGAAAACATATCGCCCAATACTTTGCAAGAGAAGGCCATAAAGTTGTTATCTTATCCAGAAGTGAAAAAGAAGGCTACGGAAACATTGAATATATGAAATGGATGGATGGGTCTAACCCTGCACCGAATCTTGAAGGCCTCGATGTCATGATCAACCTTGCAGGAAAATCAATCAGCTCCCGCTGGACGGAGGAAACGAAAAAGGAAATTGTAGAAAGCCGCGTTGAATCCACAAGAGAAGTTTTTAAAATTTTGAACGGACTGGAAAATAAACCGTCTGTTTTCATAAATGCCAGTGCCGTTGGAATATACGGGACGTCTGAAGAAAATACATTTACAGAGGATTCTGATGTAACGGATGAAGATTTCCTTTCAAGCACCGTTCAAAAATGGGAACAGGAAGCATCCATGATCCGCGACCTTGGCATCCGTACGGTTTATGCCAGACTCGGAATTGTTCTGGGAGAAGGCGGCGTGCTCCAGAAAATGATCCTTCCTTATAAATTATACGGCGGAGGCCCGCTCGGCTCAGGCAACCAATGGATGTCCTGGATTCATGTAACCGATATTGCCGGCTTAATGGATTTCATCATCCAGAATGATGAAATCAGCGGACCGATCAACATGACGTCACCCAACCCTGTTCAAATGGAAACCTTCGGGAAAACGCTAGGCAAAGTCATTAACAAGCCCCACTGGCTGCCGGCACCAAGCAGCGCCATTAAGCTTGCTCTTGGGGAAATGAGCATTCTTTTATTGGAAGGACAGCGTGTGCTTCCGAAAAAAGCGATTGAAAACGGCTATACATTTATTTATCCATCGCTTGAACCTGCTCTGTCTGACATAATAAAATAG
- a CDS encoding gamma-type small acid-soluble spore protein, with protein sequence MANNNQNQQQAGKTTSGTNVQHVKQQNQQAAQGQYGTEYASETDAQHVKKYNQQAEANKSKNS encoded by the coding sequence ATGGCAAACAACAACCAAAACCAACAACAAGCTGGTAAAACTACTTCTGGTACAAACGTGCAACACGTTAAGCAACAAAACCAGCAAGCTGCTCAAGGACAATACGGTACTGAGTATGCTTCTGAAACAGATGCTCAGCACGTGAAAAAGTACAACCAGCAAGCTGAAGCAAACAAATCTAAAAATAGCTAA